Proteins encoded by one window of Microbacterium testaceum:
- a CDS encoding AMP-dependent synthetase/ligase, producing MFETHTPALAGLDAFTNVTDLLVRRAEEAPDHIAFEVPADGRWEPVTTVAFLDAVRALAKGMVGAGLQPGDTVAIMAPTRYEWAVADLAAWFAGGVVVPVYDSSSASQVEAIVRDARVRLAVAGTRAHADLLADALAQAGGETLGTWAMAGVDGVPSLDELSARGADVSDAELEGRRTLAGHDDPATIVYTSGTTGEPKGAVLTHANFLGQVLNIAAAYREVVNPQGNTIIFLPLAHVLARGLQLICIASGMRIAHLSEPAQVVPALAVLRPTFLVAVPRVLQKIQSAAADKAADKNLDRVWARAVSTAIRAGRFAEVQDAGYPRRVPFGFRVRKGVFDALFYSRLRAVMGGRVGYILSGGATLDRDLSLFFRGIGVPVIEGYGLTETTAPLTGNLPGRIASGTVGLPLPGSTVRISPQGEVLARGVGVFSGYRDPRHDAEAFVDGFFRTGDLGRIDDAGRLILEGRLKDVIVTSNGKTVVPARWEGAVEASPLVQHAVMVGEGKPYLSALLILDPEQSAAWLAANGSALEPGTPGALRAVDDPRLTAHLQTAVDAANALVSRSEQVRRFTLVLADLDDRELVTPTLKIKRREVLHRAAETIDTLYRGAAS from the coding sequence ATGTTCGAGACGCACACGCCCGCTTTGGCGGGCCTGGACGCGTTCACCAACGTGACCGATCTGCTCGTCCGCCGCGCGGAGGAGGCGCCCGATCACATCGCCTTCGAGGTGCCGGCCGACGGAAGGTGGGAGCCGGTCACCACCGTCGCGTTCCTCGACGCGGTCCGCGCCCTCGCGAAGGGGATGGTGGGTGCGGGGCTCCAGCCCGGCGACACCGTCGCCATCATGGCGCCGACGCGCTACGAGTGGGCGGTCGCCGACCTCGCCGCCTGGTTCGCCGGGGGTGTGGTCGTTCCCGTGTACGACTCGTCGTCGGCCTCGCAGGTCGAGGCGATCGTGCGCGACGCGCGCGTGCGCCTCGCCGTCGCCGGAACCCGCGCCCACGCCGACCTGCTCGCCGACGCCCTCGCGCAGGCCGGGGGCGAGACGCTCGGCACCTGGGCGATGGCGGGCGTCGACGGCGTCCCCTCGCTCGATGAGCTCAGCGCTCGGGGCGCGGACGTCTCGGACGCCGAGCTCGAGGGCCGGCGCACTCTCGCCGGTCACGACGACCCGGCGACGATCGTCTACACCTCGGGCACCACGGGCGAGCCCAAGGGCGCCGTGCTCACGCACGCGAACTTCCTCGGTCAGGTGCTGAACATCGCCGCCGCCTACCGCGAGGTCGTCAACCCGCAGGGCAACACGATCATCTTCCTGCCGCTCGCGCACGTGCTCGCCCGCGGCCTGCAGCTCATCTGCATCGCGAGCGGCATGCGCATCGCGCACCTCTCCGAGCCGGCGCAGGTCGTCCCCGCTCTCGCCGTGCTGCGTCCCACCTTCTTGGTGGCGGTTCCGCGGGTGCTGCAGAAGATCCAGTCCGCCGCCGCCGACAAGGCCGCCGATAAGAACCTCGACCGGGTCTGGGCCCGCGCGGTCTCGACCGCGATCCGCGCCGGTCGCTTCGCCGAGGTCCAGGATGCCGGCTACCCGCGCCGCGTTCCGTTCGGCTTCCGCGTGCGAAAGGGCGTCTTCGACGCCCTGTTCTACTCGCGCCTGCGCGCGGTGATGGGGGGTCGCGTGGGGTACATCCTGTCGGGCGGGGCAACGCTCGACCGCGATCTGTCGTTGTTCTTCCGGGGTATCGGTGTTCCGGTCATCGAGGGCTACGGGCTCACCGAGACGACCGCGCCGCTCACCGGCAATCTCCCGGGGCGGATCGCCTCGGGAACCGTGGGGCTCCCGCTCCCCGGCTCGACCGTGCGCATCAGCCCGCAGGGCGAGGTGCTCGCCCGGGGGGTGGGCGTGTTCTCGGGGTACCGCGATCCGCGGCACGACGCCGAGGCGTTCGTGGACGGGTTCTTCCGCACGGGCGACCTCGGGCGCATCGACGACGCGGGGCGCCTGATCCTCGAGGGGCGTCTGAAAGACGTCATCGTCACCTCGAACGGTAAGACGGTGGTGCCCGCGCGCTGGGAGGGCGCGGTCGAGGCGAGCCCGCTCGTGCAGCACGCCGTCATGGTCGGCGAGGGCAAGCCCTACCTCTCGGCCCTGTTGATCCTCGATCCCGAGCAGTCGGCCGCGTGGCTGGCCGCGAACGGTTCGGCGCTCGAGCCCGGCACTCCCGGGGCCCTGCGCGCGGTCGACGATCCGCGCCTGACCGCTCACCTGCAGACCGCCGTCGACGCGGCGAACGCCCTCGTGTCGCGCAGCGAGCAGGTGCGTCGCTTCACTCTCGTGCTCGCCGACCTCGACGACCGCGAGCTCGTCACCCCCACCCTCAAGATCAAGCGCCGCGAGGTCCTGCACCGCGCCGCCGAGACGATCGACACCCTGTACCGAGGAGCCGCATCATGA
- a CDS encoding acyltransferase family protein: MTAPVARVTAAPTASRPTNPARHLPSLTGLRWATAMLIFGHHLMAVEYFGGTAGTVWAFVFEAGKTGVTLFFILSGFVLAWGHKPHQSAGSFYWHRFARIYPLHLVGVGLALVAAATLVPEIQTAGRAPLVANVFLVNGWVPDWWQAGNPASWSLVCEAFFYLSFPFLIRPLVRLSNRARGGVVVAALVLVALAPQIAAISPVPMSAASTPLLRLPEFVLGVTLALLMKSGGWMPWKLRYTLPLAVAGYALSEAPPIPGTDVHPGLAATVGSFALLVASLAAADVHGRSTFLARPLWQELGRVSFAFYLVHLLVIASVSSWWPEGHPQLPWRRALLLALAAFAIALAIAWVLHRAVEIPAQKWLLRYDRSRRVSEGTGAAVGGATSGASTAARAASR, encoded by the coding sequence ATGACGGCACCCGTGGCTCGCGTGACGGCCGCGCCGACGGCATCCCGTCCCACGAATCCCGCCCGTCACCTGCCCTCTCTGACGGGGCTCCGCTGGGCGACCGCGATGCTGATCTTCGGGCACCACCTCATGGCGGTCGAGTACTTCGGCGGCACCGCCGGGACCGTCTGGGCCTTCGTTTTCGAGGCCGGCAAGACCGGCGTCACCCTGTTCTTCATCCTGTCGGGCTTCGTGCTCGCCTGGGGCCACAAACCGCACCAGAGCGCCGGGTCGTTCTACTGGCACCGCTTCGCCCGCATCTACCCCCTGCACCTCGTCGGGGTGGGACTCGCCCTCGTCGCCGCGGCGACCCTCGTGCCCGAGATCCAGACCGCGGGACGAGCGCCCCTGGTCGCGAACGTCTTCCTCGTCAACGGCTGGGTGCCCGACTGGTGGCAGGCCGGCAACCCCGCCAGCTGGTCGCTCGTGTGCGAGGCGTTCTTCTACCTGAGCTTCCCGTTCCTCATCCGCCCCCTCGTGCGCCTGTCGAACCGCGCGCGCGGCGGCGTGGTCGTGGCAGCGCTCGTGCTCGTCGCCCTGGCCCCCCAGATCGCCGCGATCTCGCCCGTTCCGATGTCGGCGGCATCCACTCCGCTCCTGCGCCTGCCCGAGTTCGTGCTCGGTGTCACCCTCGCGCTGCTCATGAAGAGCGGAGGCTGGATGCCGTGGAAGCTGCGCTACACGCTTCCCCTCGCGGTCGCGGGCTACGCCCTGTCGGAAGCGCCCCCGATCCCCGGCACCGATGTCCACCCGGGCCTCGCCGCCACCGTCGGGTCGTTCGCGCTGCTGGTCGCCTCGCTCGCCGCGGCCGACGTGCACGGTCGCTCGACCTTCCTCGCCCGCCCGCTCTGGCAGGAGCTCGGACGCGTGTCGTTCGCCTTCTACCTCGTGCACCTGCTCGTGATCGCGTCGGTGTCGTCGTGGTGGCCCGAGGGCCATCCGCAGCTGCCGTGGCGGCGCGCTCTGCTGCTCGCGCTCGCTGCGTTCGCCATCGCCCTCGCGATCGCGTGGGTGCTGCACCGGGCCGTCGAGATCCCCGCGCAGAAGTGGCTGCTGCGCTACGACCGCTCGCGGCGCGTGTCCGAAGGCACCGGGGCTGCCGTCGGCGGAGCGACATCGGGCGCGTCGACGGCCGCTCGCGCCGCCTCTCGCTAG